The sequence below is a genomic window from Pleurocapsa sp. PCC 7327.
CCGGCTTCAGGTGCTAGAACTGTTGCGATCGCAAGAACTATGCGTGTGCGAGTTGTGCGAACATTTGCAAATGAGTCAGTCGAAACTCTCGTTTCACCTCAAAACCCTCAAAGAAGCAAAATTAGTGCGTTCTCGTCAGGAAGGACGATGGATTTACTACAGCTTGAACTTAGCCCAGTTTATCGCCTTAGAA
It includes:
- a CDS encoding metalloregulator ArsR/SmtB family transcription factor — its product is MKATLSNPSTDIILGFHALSDPIRLQVLELLRSQELCVCELCEHLQMSQSKLSFHLKTLKEAKLVRSRQEGRWIYYSLNLAQFIALEEHLASYRRFSPILPARNCLEPT